The stretch of DNA GCACCGTCGTGGGAGGGTATCGAGGCCTGGGCGTCCGAGGCCGGCGTCCCGATGGAGCTGATCTATCTCGATGCGAAAGGAAAGACCGGCGATCTCTTCGGCGTTCGCCGAATCCCGGAGACTCTCATTTACGACCCGGCCGGGCTCCTTGCCCACCAGGCGAGGGGGCGGATGAGCTGGTCAGGGCCTCGCCTCGCTGCCCAGATCGAGGAGTACAAATCAGGGGTGGAAGAGATCCACTAACGGGAATTTTGAATTCTGAATTCTGAATTCTGAATTCCCGCCCACCCACCCGGCAGCCGAGACGGCCGCCCCACAAGACTGCAGAACGTAGACTCTTGTGGCACATGGATCTCGCACGCCGGCAGGAAGGGCGAAATATGCTCTGCCCCTACCAGGGAAGCACTTCGCCGTTCATGTGCCGGAAGGTGCCACTCGTTTCGATAGTCAGATCGTCGATGCGGGCGATGAGGCCCTCGGCCGACTCCGAAGGATCGACGAAACCCTGGTGCCCGGTCATGTCGGTGCGCACGAAACCCGGGTGGAGGATCGCCACCGCTATTCCGTCATTCTCGAGGTCTTTCGCCAGAGATCGTCCGGCCATGTTGACTGCCGCCTTGGACATCCGATAGCCGTATCGTCCGCCGGAGGTGTTGTCCTCGATCGAACCCATGCGGCTGGTGATGATTGCCACCTTGGACCCTCGACTGAGGTTGCCTCTCAACGCGGCGGTCACTCTCAGAGGGCCGAGGCTGTTGACCTCGAACTGCTTGCGAATGCGGTCGAAATCGAGATCATCGAGACTTTCATCCGAGAGAATGCCGGCGCAGTTGATGAGAACGTCGATCGAGCGCCCCTTCAATCCGTCCGCCAGTCGATCAACGGCGGCGTCATCGGCGACGTCCACGCTGTCCGCAACCTCAACGCCGAGCTGGTGAAGCTTACCCGAGGACTTCCGGCAGACAGCTACGACTTCGTCGCCGCGTTCTACGTACTGTCG from Acidobacteriota bacterium encodes:
- a CDS encoding SDR family oxidoreductase; translated protein: MPAVVITGANRGIGLDLARQYVERGDEVVAVCRKSSGKLHQLGVEVADSVDVADDAAVDRLADGLKGRSIDVLINCAGILSDESLDDLDFDRIRKQFEVNSLGPLRVTAALRGNLSRGSKVAIITSRMGSIEDNTSGGRYGYRMSKAAVNMAGRSLAKDLENDGIAVAILHPGFVRTDMTGHQGFVDPSESAEGLIARIDDLTIETSGTFRHMNGEVLPW